In Pseudomonas sp. DNDY-54, a genomic segment contains:
- a CDS encoding efflux transporter outer membrane subunit, translating into MNAPFGLRWFLLSAIALTGCASIAPPPIPGVDAPVAAQWHAPLSHEGRLQSLARWWAQFDDPLLLSLIEDGQDASATLAQALARIADAQATRVGRDAALMPSLDATVDASRGRPEIGDPVGTMSSAGLRASWELDLFGANRAASSAAQARFEASLAGWHDARVSIAAEIATTYVDLRACQAQVIQAELDAQSRSETSRLTSLMASRGFQSPAEAHLALASAAQGQVTLAERRAQCESLIKSLVALTARNEAELRNQLAGANAHLPEPAHFRVASVPARVLMQRPDLYAAARDVVIASAESVQAQALRWPRVTLSGNIGSSRLSEGGMTTDGTVWSLGPVALTLPLFDGGVRRANAEAARVRYDLAAVIFADRLREAIREIETALVSLHSTAARSDDARRAADGFERSYEAVGAGYRAGTASLFDLEDARRSMVTAQVTLIALQREHVASWIALYRAVGGGWSAEALEEVAGT; encoded by the coding sequence TTGAATGCACCGTTTGGGCTGCGATGGTTCCTGCTGTCAGCTATTGCACTGACTGGCTGCGCATCGATTGCCCCCCCTCCTATCCCGGGTGTCGATGCACCGGTCGCCGCCCAGTGGCATGCCCCGCTTTCCCATGAGGGCAGGCTCCAGAGTCTCGCTCGCTGGTGGGCTCAGTTTGACGATCCGCTCCTGTTAAGCCTCATCGAGGATGGACAGGATGCTAGCGCGACGCTGGCCCAAGCGCTGGCGCGTATTGCCGATGCACAAGCGACACGTGTCGGGCGCGACGCGGCGTTGATGCCCTCCTTGGACGCAACCGTCGACGCCAGTCGTGGCCGGCCCGAGATTGGAGACCCGGTTGGCACGATGTCTTCCGCCGGCCTGAGGGCCAGCTGGGAGCTGGACCTGTTCGGTGCCAACCGCGCTGCTTCCAGCGCCGCACAGGCGCGGTTCGAAGCGAGCCTGGCCGGGTGGCATGACGCCAGGGTCTCCATCGCAGCTGAGATCGCGACAACCTATGTCGACTTGCGGGCTTGCCAGGCGCAGGTGATACAAGCCGAGCTGGATGCTCAGTCCCGTAGCGAAACCTCTCGGTTGACCAGCCTGATGGCCAGCCGCGGTTTCCAATCACCTGCCGAAGCCCACCTAGCCCTGGCGAGTGCGGCGCAAGGACAGGTAACGCTAGCCGAACGACGCGCCCAGTGTGAATCCCTGATCAAGTCGCTCGTTGCGCTGACCGCCAGGAACGAGGCTGAACTCCGTAACCAACTGGCCGGTGCGAACGCACACTTGCCGGAACCTGCACATTTTCGCGTCGCCTCCGTGCCCGCCCGTGTACTCATGCAGCGTCCCGATCTCTATGCCGCTGCACGCGATGTAGTGATCGCGAGCGCCGAATCGGTACAGGCGCAGGCGTTGCGCTGGCCCCGCGTGACCCTCAGCGGAAACATCGGCAGCAGCCGCCTCTCCGAGGGTGGCATGACTACCGATGGGACGGTCTGGAGCCTTGGACCGGTAGCACTAACGCTACCCCTGTTCGATGGTGGTGTACGCCGCGCGAACGCCGAGGCGGCACGCGTGCGTTACGACCTTGCGGCAGTGATCTTCGCCGATCGCTTGCGCGAAGCAATCCGGGAGATTGAGACGGCGCTCGTCTCGCTGCACAGCACGGCGGCACGTAGCGACGATGCGCGCCGCGCCGCTGACGGCTTCGAGCGTTCGTATGAAGCCGTTGGCGCAGGCTACCGGGCCGGTACCGCCAGTCTTTTCGATCTTGAGGATGCGCGCCGCAGCATGGTCACCGCGCAGGTCACGCTGATAGCGCTGCAACGCGAGCACGTGGCTAGCTGGATTGCCTTGTACCGAGCCGTCGGAGGCGGCTGGTCTGCCGAGGCGCTGGAGGAAGTCGCCGGCACCTGA
- a CDS encoding efflux RND transporter periplasmic adaptor subunit, whose amino-acid sequence MKRTTHRTVFVVMSVFATLALLLLPLAAWVPSRDVNGEPPAVSAKPSLTVSVTKLEPTTLPVRVPANGNIQPWQEAIIGTEADGLRLADVMVNVGDRVTRGQVLAAFASDTLSAKLAQSHAATAEAEAALAEAEANAQRARDLQTSGALSAQQINQYVTAENTAQARLEAARATERMQRLRLSQTRVLAPDDGVISARSATLGAVLAAGEELFRLIRGNRLEWRAEVAAADLDRLRPGQTAQLRLADGQALEGRLRMIAPLVDIQSRNALIYVDLPADSPARAGMFAQGEFEVGTDQTMTLPQSAVQLRDGFSYVLRIGPDSKVRQTRVTTGRRMHDRVEIIAGVDADSPVVLTGGGFLVDGDLVRVVEDLPVSGHDPLAASPAPSPIPTRLIEELK is encoded by the coding sequence ATGAAAAGAACCACCCACCGAACCGTTTTCGTCGTGATGAGCGTATTCGCGACCCTCGCCCTTCTACTGTTGCCATTGGCTGCCTGGGTTCCCAGCCGCGACGTTAACGGCGAGCCGCCTGCCGTTTCGGCAAAGCCTTCGCTGACGGTCTCGGTCACCAAGCTGGAGCCGACCACTCTCCCCGTTCGGGTACCGGCCAACGGCAATATCCAGCCGTGGCAGGAGGCAATCATCGGCACGGAGGCGGATGGCCTTCGCCTGGCCGACGTCATGGTCAACGTGGGCGACAGGGTCACGCGTGGCCAGGTGCTCGCGGCCTTTGCGTCCGACACCCTGAGTGCCAAGCTTGCCCAAAGCCACGCAGCCACAGCGGAGGCCGAAGCGGCGCTCGCCGAAGCAGAAGCCAATGCGCAAAGGGCACGGGACCTGCAAACCAGCGGCGCGCTCTCGGCGCAGCAGATCAATCAGTACGTCACCGCAGAAAATACTGCGCAAGCGCGCCTGGAAGCTGCTCGCGCCACGGAGCGGATGCAACGCCTTCGCCTGTCCCAAACCCGGGTGCTGGCACCCGACGACGGTGTGATTTCAGCCAGGAGCGCGACCCTCGGTGCTGTACTTGCGGCGGGTGAAGAACTGTTCCGCCTGATTCGTGGCAACCGCCTCGAATGGCGCGCCGAGGTGGCCGCAGCGGACCTTGATCGGTTGCGACCCGGGCAGACCGCGCAGCTGCGCTTGGCGGATGGCCAGGCTCTGGAGGGTCGACTGCGAATGATCGCTCCGCTGGTGGACATCCAGAGCCGCAACGCACTGATCTATGTGGACCTTCCGGCTGATAGCCCTGCGCGTGCAGGCATGTTTGCGCAGGGCGAATTCGAGGTCGGAACGGACCAGACCATGACCTTGCCCCAGAGCGCAGTGCAGCTGCGCGACGGCTTCAGCTATGTGCTGCGCATCGGGCCGGATTCGAAGGTTCGGCAGACCCGGGTAACGACCGGCCGGCGAATGCACGACCGCGTCGAAATCATCGCCGGTGTGGATGCCGACAGTCCCGTAGTGCTGACCGGAGGCGGTTTTCTCGTCGATGGCGACCTGGTCCGCGTCGTCGAAGACCTGCCCGTCTCGGGTCACGACCCGCTGGCTGCCAGCCCGGCCCCCTCGCCCATCCCTACGCGGTTGATCGAGGAGCTGAAATGA